In Streptomyces sannanensis, the DNA window GCGAGCCGCTGGTCACGGACGACCAGGAGGCGCTGCGCCGGCTGGACGGACTGGCCGATGCCTGGCTCGGCCACGACCGGGAGATCGTCGTGGCCTGTGACGACTCGGTGGTACGGGCACGTGCCGACGGTACGCTCATGCCGGTCCGCCGCTCCCGCGGCTTCGCCCCGGCCCGGATCGACCTGCCGGTGCGGGTGCGGCCGGTGCTCGCCGTGGGCGGGGACCTGAAGAACACCCTCTGCCTGGCCGAGGGCCGCTCCGCCTGGTTGTCCGCGCACATCGGAGACATGGACGACCTGGCGGCCCAGGCAGCCTTCGAACGCGCCGAGCGTCATCTGCGCACCCTCACCGGCGTCCGGCCGGAGTGGCTCGCCGCGGACCGCCACCCGGCCTACCGTTCCGCCCAGTGGGCCGGCCGCCATGCCGGCGGGCGGCCGCTCGTCACGGTCCAGCACCACCATGCGCACATCGCGGCCGTCATGGCCGAGAACGGACTCGACGGCAGTGCCCCGGTCATCGGTGTGGCCTTCGACGGCACCGGTTACGGTGACGACGGCGCCATCTGGGGCGGTGAAGTGCTCCTGGCCGACTATCGGGGATACCGCCGGGTGGCTCACCTCGCCTATGTCCCGCTCCCCGGCGGTGACGCGGCGGTGCGCAATCCGTACCGGACCGCACTGTCGCACCTTCGTGCCGCCGGGCTGGACTGGACACCCGACGTGCCGAGCACGGCCGCCTGCCGGCCCCATGAACTCGGCCTTCTCGCCCGTCAGCTGGATCGGGGCCTGGCCTGTCCGTCGACCTCCAGCATGGGCCGGTTGTTCGATGCGGTCTCCTCGCTCGCCGGGATCTGCCATCGCTCGCGGTACGAGGCTCAGGCCGCCGTCGAACTGGAGGCCGCAGCCGTCGACGCCGGTCCGCAGCGGGGCGGTTACGCCTTCGAACTGCGCCGGACCCCGGAACGCCTGATGCTGCTCGATCCGGCCCCGGTCATCCGCGCCGCCGTCGCCGACGTGCGTGCGGGCGCCGACGCCGCCTTGATCGCCGCATGCTTCCATGTCGCCGTGTCGGATGCCGTACGAGCGGCCTGCCGGGCGGCCCGGACGGACACCCGCATCGGCACGGTCGCACTGTCCGGCGGGGTGTTCGGCAACGCACTGCTGGACGAACTGTGCACAGCCGGCCTTGCCGAGGACGGCTTCACGGTGCTGCGGCACACCCTTGTCCCGCCCGGTGACGGCGGTCTTGCCCTGGGGCAGGCGGTCGTCGCCGCGCACATCGACTGACGGCTCCGAGAAAGGGAGGAACCCATGTGCCTGGCGGTGCCCGGCAGAGTGGTGGCCATCGAGGAACGGGACGGCACTCGCATGGCCCAGGTCGACTTCGGTGGTGTGGTCAAGGACGTCTGCCTCGCCTACCTGCCCGAAATCGAGACCGGCGACTATGCGATCGTCCACGTCGGCTTCGCCCTGCAGCGGCTGGATGAGGAGTCGGCCCGCTCGACACTGGAGCTGTTCGAGCAACTGGGCGTGCTGGAGGAGGAGTTCGGTGACGCCTGGGGCCGGGCCGCGGCCGAGGCCGGCGTCGCCGCCGCGCCGGAGGAGGACCGGTGAAGTACATCGACGAGTTCAACGATCCCGCGCTGGCACGCCGTCTGCTCGACGACATCCACGCGACGGCCACCCGGCCGTGGGCGATGATGGAGGTCTGCGGAGGCCAGACCCACTCGATCATCAGGCATGGCATCGACCAACTTCTCCCCGAGGGCATCGAGCTGATCCACGGCCCCGGCTGCCCGGTCTGTGTGACCCCGCTGGAGATGATCGACAAGGCCCTGGAGATCGCCTCCCGCCCCGGCGTGATCTTCTGCTCCTTCGGTGACATGCTGCGCGTCCCCGGTACCGATCGCGACCTCTTCCAGGTCAAGAGCACGGGCGGTGATGTGCGGGTGGTGTACTCACCGCTGGACGCCCTCCGGATCGCCCAGCAGAACCCGGACCGGCAGGTCGTGTTCTTCGGTATCGGATTCGAGACCACCGCACCCGCCAACGCCATGACGGTCCATCAGGCCCGGCGCCGGGGCATCGGGAACTTCAGCCTCCTGGTCTCCCACGTCCGGGTGCCCCCGGCGATCGAGGCGATCATGCAGTCGCCCGACTGCCGGGTGCAGGCCTTCCTAGCCGCCGGCCATGTCTGCAGTGTCATGGGCACCGCCGAGTACCCCGAGCTGGCCGCCCGCCACCGGGTCCCGATCGTCGTCACCGGCTTCGAACCGCTCGACATTCTCGAAGGCATCCGCCGGACGGTCCGTCAGCTGGAGTGCGGCGAGCACCGGGTGGAGAACGCCTATCCACGGGCCGTGCAGGACGGCGGCAACCGCGCCGCGCTGCGCATGCTCGAAGAGGTCTTCACGGTCACCGACCGTGCCTGGCGGGGGATCGGCACCATCCCCGCGAGCGGCTGGCGGCTCTCCGACGCGTACCGCGACCACGACGCCGAACACCGCTTCGATGTCGGCGGCCTGACCACCCGGGAGTCCTCGCTCTGCCGCAGCGGCGAGGTGCTCCAGGGCCTGATCAAGCCGCACCAGTGCGAGGCCTTCGGCACGACCTGCACCCCGCGCACCCCGCTCGGCGCCACGATGGTCTCCAGCGAGGGTGCCTGCGCCGCCTACTTCCTCTACCGCCGCCTGGATGCCACCGCACCCCGTCCCGAGGAGGCGACCCCCGTTGGCTGACGCCCCCGACCTCGCACCGGACTTCAACGCCTGGTCCTGCCCGCTGCCCCTGCGCGACCACCCGTTCGTCGTGATGGGTCACGGCGGCGGCGGTGCCCTCTCCGCCGAGCTGGTGCGGCACCTCTTCATGCCCGCGTACGGCGGCGAGACGCTCGCCGGGCTCGGCGATTCCGCCGCGGTGTCCCTCGGCGGGGCACGGCTCGCCTTCTCCACCGACTCGTACGTGGTGCGTCCGCTGTTCTTCCCCGGCGGATCGATCGGCGACCTGGCGGTCAACGGCACGGTCAACGACCTCGCCATGAGCGGAGCCGCCCCGGCGTACCTCTCCT includes these proteins:
- the hypD gene encoding hydrogenase formation protein HypD, which encodes MKYIDEFNDPALARRLLDDIHATATRPWAMMEVCGGQTHSIIRHGIDQLLPEGIELIHGPGCPVCVTPLEMIDKALEIASRPGVIFCSFGDMLRVPGTDRDLFQVKSTGGDVRVVYSPLDALRIAQQNPDRQVVFFGIGFETTAPANAMTVHQARRRGIGNFSLLVSHVRVPPAIEAIMQSPDCRVQAFLAAGHVCSVMGTAEYPELAARHRVPIVVTGFEPLDILEGIRRTVRQLECGEHRVENAYPRAVQDGGNRAALRMLEEVFTVTDRAWRGIGTIPASGWRLSDAYRDHDAEHRFDVGGLTTRESSLCRSGEVLQGLIKPHQCEAFGTTCTPRTPLGATMVSSEGACAAYFLYRRLDATAPRPEEATPVG
- a CDS encoding HypC/HybG/HupF family hydrogenase formation chaperone, which encodes MCLAVPGRVVAIEERDGTRMAQVDFGGVVKDVCLAYLPEIETGDYAIVHVGFALQRLDEESARSTLELFEQLGVLEEEFGDAWGRAAAEAGVAAAPEEDR
- the hypF gene encoding carbamoyltransferase HypF, with protein sequence MASTPTSLRPAGSVLRRRLTVTGVVQGVGFRPFVHVLATRFGLAGHVANGPSGVLVEVEGSAGSVEGFCHRLESDAPPLAEITTVTAEDVPAVGGTGFVIRPSAPGRGRTLVPPDIATCDACLAEFAAPADRRYRHPFITCTHCGPRYTITTGLPYDRATTSMSPFPMCAPCADEYTDPADRRFHAQPIACWSCGPRLRLTCPPDAPLEAEAALSEARRLLAAGAILAVKGIGGYHLVCDAADRSAVGELRRRKARGDKPFAVMAADVATASRLGRLGPAERALLTGPARPIVLLRRHRVAALLLAEAVCPGSPDVGVMLPYTPLHRLLFGLPGDIPGPGALVVTSGNRSGEPLVTDDQEALRRLDGLADAWLGHDREIVVACDDSVVRARADGTLMPVRRSRGFAPARIDLPVRVRPVLAVGGDLKNTLCLAEGRSAWLSAHIGDMDDLAAQAAFERAERHLRTLTGVRPEWLAADRHPAYRSAQWAGRHAGGRPLVTVQHHHAHIAAVMAENGLDGSAPVIGVAFDGTGYGDDGAIWGGEVLLADYRGYRRVAHLAYVPLPGGDAAVRNPYRTALSHLRAAGLDWTPDVPSTAACRPHELGLLARQLDRGLACPSTSSMGRLFDAVSSLAGICHRSRYEAQAAVELEAAAVDAGPQRGGYAFELRRTPERLMLLDPAPVIRAAVADVRAGADAALIAACFHVAVSDAVRAACRAARTDTRIGTVALSGGVFGNALLDELCTAGLAEDGFTVLRHTLVPPGDGGLALGQAVVAAHID